In Drosophila pseudoobscura strain MV-25-SWS-2005 chromosome 4, UCI_Dpse_MV25, whole genome shotgun sequence, the following proteins share a genomic window:
- the LOC4817498 gene encoding uncharacterized protein: MSWTRDWSRAKPCLPKNNLRTEAGIRSIKLVPKAEQECGPVSMSMILGWEYARIWLRERDENVKLHKKAAKPKTVKNDFEWWLKLRKTNKRFCKIK, encoded by the exons ATGAGCTGGACTAGGGACTGGTCTCGGGCCAAGCCCTGCCTTCCGAAGAATAACCTGCGTACGGAGGCGGGCATTAGGTCCATCAAATTAGTACCAAAAGCTGAACAGGAG TGTGGTCCAGTTTCAATGTCCATGATCCTGGGCTGGGAGTACGCCAGGATTTGGCTGCGGGAACGCGATGAAAACGTGAAGCTACACAAGAAGGCAGCCAAGCCCAAGACGGTCAAGAACGATTTCGAGTGGTGGCTGAAGCTGCGGAAGACCAACAAGCGGTTCTGCAAAATTAAATAG